The sequence below is a genomic window from Humulus lupulus chromosome 3, drHumLupu1.1, whole genome shotgun sequence.
TCAGAGAAACGTCTGAGGCAATTAATCTCAACCGTTCATAAATTTGCTGATAGTATTATAACGTCAAGAAAGGAATCTTTATCTAACGAAGAAAAAAACACCAAAGGAGACCTATTGTCTAGATTTATCGGAGACGACGAACTAAACTCGACCGAGTTCTTGCGAGATATCGTGACTAATATGATTCTCGCAGGACGAGATACAACATCCTCTGCTCTATCCTGGTTCTTTTGGCTCCTATCGTCCAGACCAAAAATCCAACAAAATATCTTGAAAGAGCTCGAGTTAATTCGGGCTCGAAAAACTGATGCTACAAATTTCAGCAATAATAATACTTATAGTTTCGACCAAATTAGAGATATGCAGTACCTGCACGCCGCGATCACGGAAAGTATGAGACTTTACCCGCCTGTGCCGGTGGATTCGAGGTTGTGTCTAAACGACGACGTTTGGCCGGATGGGACTTTGGTGGGAAAGGGTACTGTGGTGTCGTTTCATCCGTATGCCATGGGGAGAATGGAGAGTATATGGGGCGAGAATAGTCTTGAGTTTCAGCCGGAGAGGTGGCTCGTCGATGGAGTGTTTCGGCCGGAGAATCCGTACCGGTATCCCGTCTTTCATGCCGGTCCGAGAATGTGCCTCGGTAAAGAAATGGCTTATATTCAGATGAAGTCGATTGCAGCGTCGGTGCTTGGGAAGTTTGAAGTGGACGTATTGAATAGAGACACGTGTCCAGAGCATTTGCTTGTTGTGACTTTAAGAATGAAAGGCGGTTTACCTGTGAAAATTACTAAACGATCCGTTTAGTGTGATTAGGTAAACTCAATTATCAGTATTAATTATAATGTCTTCTGGTATTTTAGTGGAAAgtctttgtttaatttttttcaaGCTTATGGGGTTATTGACTTACTGAGAAAACAATATTAAAAACGTGTGGTTGGTATTATGAAATTGATTTTTGGTATATAAAAAGTGAAATAACTCAACACTATGAATGGTGTGCTTTGTTGTACTTCATTCATtcacattattttattttgtacttGGGTTTAACTTTAATTTTAGGATACAATCATCAAATTGAAATTTTTCTCTATTCGCTGCCATCAATACATTATTATCATCTCGTTTTACGTGCAATCAATCAATGAATGTATCTCATAGGGTTTTGAAAGTGAGTGTGTTGTCTTCATTGAAGATGAGATTTTGTAAATCAAGTGTTTGTCATCACTTTAAATATTGCTATAGGGACACCCAAGGAAGGACCCATCAACTTCATGCACCATTTTGTCATCATTTTTGGAATGAACTTTTTTTAttgtcttttattattttaaagaaaaatattattttagccATTTGTTTTGTATTCACActtatttagatttttttttttttttgaaaaatattttgttggaccttttatttgtaaattagttcataataatcaaaatttgatcaaaatattaatattttaaaatatgacTAAATTATCcttatgttttattaattaaaattttaatttatgtttcaataattttaaataaatatatcttttcttttctttttagtcACAATATTCTCTGATGACAAACATCATCTTAGTCATTCCATGCACCATAGTCACTTCACACATATCTATAGTCAAAATATCTCCTCCCTCTTTCTTTTTGTATCATCAATCTTTCTCTTTTTCCATAAATAGACTCACTAAATATAAAAGCAAAATTATAAAGG
It includes:
- the LOC133824281 gene encoding cytochrome P450 CYP94D108-like encodes the protein MELFSALTPFFFLLFSICFFVHIFQTRPKKPNVSTSTINIKSYPILGHLLELIKNRNRILDWLTDFLRQNPNNTIILKRPFNEITIETANPLNMEHFAKTNFENYPKGDFIISLFGELLGGGIFNSDAERWRVQRKAVSHEFSTKSLRNFVVESVVVEIETRLLPILEKASRTGEIIDLQDVLERFAFDNICKLAFDVDPGCLCVDGADGGAGDELMRAFAEAVEISSTRFMDFIPFLWKIKRFLNVGSEKRLRQLISTVHKFADSIITSRKESLSNEEKNTKGDLLSRFIGDDELNSTEFLRDIVTNMILAGRDTTSSALSWFFWLLSSRPKIQQNILKELELIRARKTDATNFSNNNTYSFDQIRDMQYLHAAITESMRLYPPVPVDSRLCLNDDVWPDGTLVGKGTVVSFHPYAMGRMESIWGENSLEFQPERWLVDGVFRPENPYRYPVFHAGPRMCLGKEMAYIQMKSIAASVLGKFEVDVLNRDTCPEHLLVVTLRMKGGLPVKITKRSV